The Echinicola rosea genome has a segment encoding these proteins:
- the ctlX gene encoding citrulline utilization hydrolase CtlX, whose product MSAQTTSKVLMVRPAAFGFNPETAEDNGYQQTDLRDVAEIQVEAEKEFDDVVALLRSKGIQVIVAQDSPDPIKPDAIFPNNWFSTHEDGRLLLFPMLSPLRRKERRRDLVDLLTAQGFRVNELVDFTFFEDEHQFLESTGSMVLDREHKVAYACLSERTHQEPLHYFERLMGYQVIPFRAVQSQSKEKIPVYHTNVMMHVGSQLAVVCLDSIVGKSVKQLVKESLEASGKKIVPITIPQKFAFAGNMLELSGPHGKKFTVMSQAAYDSLKRGQRQVIEKYTEIITANIPTIEKIGGGSIRCMMAEIFLPK is encoded by the coding sequence ATGTCGGCACAGACTACTTCCAAAGTATTAATGGTTCGTCCTGCGGCTTTTGGCTTTAATCCAGAAACTGCCGAGGATAATGGCTATCAGCAAACTGATCTTCGGGATGTAGCGGAAATACAAGTAGAAGCTGAAAAGGAGTTCGACGATGTGGTGGCCTTGTTGCGTAGCAAAGGGATCCAAGTGATAGTGGCGCAGGACAGTCCCGATCCGATAAAGCCAGATGCTATTTTCCCTAACAACTGGTTCAGTACACATGAGGATGGCCGTCTGCTACTGTTTCCTATGCTTTCTCCCTTGCGTAGGAAGGAGCGTAGAAGAGATTTGGTGGATTTGCTGACCGCTCAAGGTTTTAGGGTGAATGAGCTAGTGGATTTTACTTTTTTTGAAGATGAGCATCAGTTTTTGGAAAGCACAGGCAGCATGGTATTGGACAGAGAGCATAAAGTGGCTTACGCCTGTCTTTCAGAGCGGACGCATCAGGAACCGCTCCATTACTTCGAAAGATTAATGGGCTATCAAGTTATACCTTTTCGGGCTGTCCAGTCCCAATCCAAAGAAAAAATCCCAGTTTACCATACCAATGTCATGATGCACGTGGGTAGTCAGCTCGCAGTGGTTTGTTTGGATAGCATTGTAGGGAAATCCGTAAAGCAGCTGGTGAAAGAATCCTTGGAAGCTTCCGGCAAAAAGATCGTTCCCATTACTATCCCCCAGAAGTTTGCTTTTGCCGGAAATATGCTGGAGCTTTCTGGACCACATGGAAAGAAATTTACCGTTATGTCCCAAGCTGCGTATGATAGCCTCAAAAGAGGACAACGACAAGTAATCGAAAAGTACACAGAAATAATCACCGCCAACATTCCCACGATCGAGAAGATCGGTGGAGGAAGTATTCGTTGCATGATGGCGGAGATTTTCCTGCCGAAATAG
- a CDS encoding L-threonylcarbamoyladenylate synthase — MAASFIKIYPENPHPREVNRVVEVLRQGGVVIYPTDTIYGIGCDIYNQKAIEKICLIKGVKPQKQNFSFICYDLSNISEYTRVVSTPVFKVMKKALPGPFTFILDANNKVPKLLHSKKKTVGIRIPDHSIPRILVKELGQPIVTTSIRDEDDVLEYSTDPELIYEKYKDLVDVVIDGGYGNNVASTVVDCTGDEIEIVRQGQGDLEEML; from the coding sequence ATGGCAGCCTCATTTATAAAAATATATCCTGAAAACCCCCATCCGCGCGAAGTAAACCGAGTGGTGGAAGTACTTCGGCAAGGGGGGGTGGTGATCTATCCCACGGATACTATTTATGGGATTGGATGCGATATTTATAATCAGAAGGCCATTGAAAAGATTTGTTTGATCAAGGGGGTGAAGCCTCAAAAGCAAAATTTCTCCTTTATCTGCTATGATCTCAGCAATATATCCGAATATACCAGGGTGGTCAGTACCCCCGTATTTAAGGTGATGAAGAAGGCCCTTCCGGGACCTTTCACCTTTATACTTGATGCCAATAACAAAGTGCCAAAATTATTGCACAGCAAAAAGAAAACGGTGGGGATACGCATCCCGGATCATAGCATTCCACGTATATTGGTAAAAGAACTTGGTCAGCCTATTGTCACTACTTCCATTCGTGATGAAGATGATGTGCTGGAATATAGTACCGATCCCGAATTGATTTATGAAAAATATAAGGACCTCGTGGATGTAGTCATTGATGGTGGGTACGGGAATAATGTCGCTTCCACGGTCGTCGATTGTACAGGTGATGAGATCGAAATCGTCAGGCAGGGGCAGGGGGATTTGGAAGAAATGCTTTAG
- the purB gene encoding adenylosuccinate lyase: protein MNLNTLTAVSSVDGRYGSKTAPLRAYFSEFALIKYRVKVEVEYFIALCELPLPQLTGISKDIFPKLRAIVENFSEENAEAIKEIEKTTNHDVKAVEYFLKEEFDKLGLEAQKEFIHFGLTSQDINNTATPLMLKDGLDRVILPVLVEVISKLHSQVDEWKDISMLAKTHGQPASPTRLGKEIQVFVTRLENQLALLQQVPYSAKFGGATGNMNAHKVAYPNQDWNTFANNFVSDYLGLERSFPTTQIEHYDNLAASFDGLKRINTILLDLSKDVWQYVSMNYFKQKIKAGEVGSSAMPHKVNPIDFENAEGNLGIANALLEHLAAKLPISRLQRDLTDSTVLRVIGVPLAHMLISFESLKKGLGKLELNKAAIDADLEDNWAVVAEAIQTILRREGYPKPYEALKDLTRTNTRITEQSIQEFIENLNVSDEVKAELKVITPFNYTGI from the coding sequence ATGAATCTAAATACGCTGACCGCAGTATCCTCAGTAGACGGAAGATACGGAAGCAAAACGGCTCCCTTGAGGGCTTATTTTTCTGAATTTGCCTTGATCAAGTACAGGGTAAAAGTGGAAGTAGAATATTTCATTGCCCTTTGTGAATTGCCTTTGCCGCAACTAACAGGCATTTCTAAAGATATTTTCCCAAAGCTACGGGCCATCGTAGAAAATTTTTCGGAGGAAAATGCCGAAGCCATCAAGGAAATCGAAAAGACCACCAATCATGATGTAAAAGCTGTCGAATATTTTCTTAAGGAAGAATTTGACAAACTTGGACTGGAAGCTCAAAAAGAGTTTATTCATTTTGGCCTGACTTCGCAAGACATTAACAATACTGCCACGCCACTCATGCTAAAGGATGGATTGGACAGGGTTATTCTGCCTGTATTGGTAGAAGTCATCTCTAAACTCCACAGCCAAGTGGATGAGTGGAAAGATATCTCCATGCTGGCCAAAACCCATGGCCAACCGGCCTCTCCAACACGCTTGGGCAAAGAAATCCAAGTATTTGTCACCCGGCTTGAAAACCAGCTTGCACTACTCCAGCAAGTCCCCTATTCCGCCAAATTCGGTGGTGCCACCGGCAATATGAACGCACACAAAGTGGCCTATCCCAACCAAGATTGGAATACTTTTGCCAACAACTTTGTGAGCGATTACCTAGGTTTGGAGCGTAGTTTTCCCACCACTCAGATCGAGCATTATGATAACTTGGCTGCCTCATTCGATGGACTGAAACGTATCAACACCATCCTTCTGGACCTTTCCAAGGATGTTTGGCAGTATGTCAGCATGAATTATTTCAAGCAAAAAATCAAAGCAGGGGAGGTGGGCTCTTCGGCAATGCCACACAAGGTCAACCCTATCGATTTTGAAAATGCAGAGGGAAACCTTGGTATTGCCAACGCTTTATTGGAACATTTGGCCGCAAAACTCCCCATTAGTCGCCTTCAGCGTGACCTGACGGACAGCACGGTATTGCGTGTGATCGGGGTGCCTTTAGCCCATATGCTGATTTCTTTTGAGTCACTCAAAAAAGGGCTGGGCAAGCTTGAGCTTAACAAAGCAGCCATTGATGCTGATCTGGAAGACAACTGGGCGGTAGTGGCCGAGGCCATTCAGACCATCCTCCGACGGGAAGGTTATCCTAAACCTTATGAAGCACTAAAAGACCTTACCCGCACCAATACCCGTATCACGGAACAGTCGATCCAAGAATTTATCGAAAACCTGAATGTTTCGGATGAGGTGAAGGCTGAGCTCAAAGTCATCACACCATTTAACTATACTGGTATTTAG
- a CDS encoding DUF4397 domain-containing protein, which yields MLTRLNKNNLFNKWKRSLGLFLLALSPLVITSCLDDDDTEYYDGPLAYVSFYHGSPETGAVTIYADGVSKPPYSTYDFKYTDYFNYANFYTGDRTLSFKNRNANNSLLDTAVTLEENQAYSFFFIDGEESDMGIVQAEDDWDSPEEGKALVRLVNLSPDAPELSLFINDSDTPLFQDQAFKEVTDFSEIDADFTTFTVEGVGEINLTAEDLDLREQRVYTVIVRGYVNPDSGSTSEKDLSIQVIRNYPNY from the coding sequence ATGTTAACGCGATTAAACAAAAACAATTTATTCAACAAATGGAAGAGAAGTCTAGGACTTTTCCTCCTTGCGCTATCCCCCTTAGTGATCACCAGCTGCCTGGATGATGATGACACGGAATACTATGATGGCCCATTGGCCTATGTCTCCTTTTACCACGGTTCGCCTGAAACCGGCGCGGTGACCATTTATGCTGATGGCGTAAGCAAGCCTCCATACAGTACCTATGATTTTAAATATACCGACTACTTTAATTACGCCAATTTCTATACAGGTGATAGAACCCTTTCCTTCAAAAACAGGAATGCCAATAATTCCCTGTTGGACACAGCTGTAACCCTTGAAGAAAACCAGGCTTATTCTTTCTTCTTCATCGATGGAGAAGAGTCCGATATGGGCATCGTACAGGCAGAAGATGATTGGGATTCACCAGAGGAAGGAAAGGCCTTGGTGCGCTTGGTCAATTTATCACCTGACGCACCTGAGCTAAGCCTCTTTATCAATGATTCGGACACACCTCTATTTCAGGATCAAGCCTTTAAAGAAGTTACAGACTTTTCAGAAATTGATGCTGATTTCACCACTTTTACAGTGGAAGGCGTCGGCGAGATCAATTTGACTGCAGAGGATCTTGATCTTCGTGAACAGCGCGTATATACGGTCATTGTTCGGGGATATGTCAATCCTGATAGCGGATCGACCTCAGAAAAAGACCTCAGCATCCAAGTAATCAGAAACTACCCCAACTACTAA
- a CDS encoding WbqC family protein — protein MEKSVICADLFYLPPIEFFVAIHDADQLILAGGDRYQKQTYRNRAHIRLANKVESLSIPVIGGNKKVKYREIKIDYKQKWKNVHLRGIRSAYGKAPFFEYFFPYFEAIYDKNIDNLYDLNFELLTLCLKLMKVKTKVLIGSNEEEYSSCEDLRRIIVAKEPFEQRNIYEPKPYAQLFGLDFVPNLSIIDLLFCEGPMAHEIISQSKKKK, from the coding sequence ATGGAAAAGAGCGTGATTTGTGCGGATTTATTTTACCTGCCCCCGATAGAGTTCTTTGTAGCTATACACGATGCAGATCAACTGATCCTGGCCGGAGGAGACCGCTATCAAAAGCAGACCTACCGAAACCGGGCCCATATCCGGTTGGCCAACAAGGTGGAGAGCCTGAGTATTCCTGTTATTGGGGGAAATAAGAAGGTGAAATACCGGGAAATTAAAATAGATTATAAGCAAAAATGGAAGAATGTTCATCTACGCGGCATCCGCAGTGCATATGGCAAGGCTCCTTTCTTTGAATATTTCTTTCCTTATTTTGAAGCGATCTACGATAAGAATATTGACAATTTGTACGATTTAAACTTTGAATTGCTGACACTTTGTCTGAAATTAATGAAGGTAAAAACCAAGGTATTGATAGGGAGCAATGAGGAAGAATATTCTTCCTGTGAAGATCTGAGGAGAATTATAGTGGCAAAAGAGCCGTTTGAGCAAAGAAATATTTATGAACCGAAGCCATACGCTCAGCTCTTTGGCTTGGACTTTGTACCAAATTTAAGCATTATCGATTTGTTGTTTTGTGAGGGGCCGATGGCCCATGAAATAATATCACAATCAAAAAAAAAGAAATGA
- a CDS encoding ATP-dependent Clp protease ATP-binding subunit, with translation MEAKFSNRVKEVISLSREEALRLGHDYIGTEHLLLGMIREGEGVAVSILKKLGVPLDELRNSVERAVKGTANHNVKNLANIPLTRQSEKVLKITYLEAKIFKSQLIGTEHLLLSILRDEDNIATQILHKFDTTYDTVKEMLEFQTDQTPRSGAEADDTDEESSKLFGSSGGSSGGGGKGSTEKSRTPVLDNFGRDLTRMAEDDKLDPIIGREKEIERVAQILSRRKKNNPILIGEPGVGKTAIAEGLALRIVQKKVSRVLFNKRVVTLDLASLVAGTKYRGQFEERMKAVMNELEKSPNVILFIDELHTIVGAGGASGSLDASNMFKPALARGEIQCIGATTLDEYRQYIEKDGALARRFQMVMVDATTPEETVQILNNIKDKYEDHHNVNYTPEAIDACVKLSDRYISDRFLPDKAIDILDEAGARVHINNIHVPDEILKLEEEVENIKVEKNRVVKSQKYEEAAQLRDREKKLLEQLENAKAKWEEESKTKRYTVEEDNVAEVIAMMTGIPAKRIAQKEGNKLLNMGNELQDKVIGQNDAIKKLTKAIQRTRVGLKDPKKPIGSFIFLGPTGVGKTELAKTLATYLFDKEDSLVRIDMSEYMEKFSVSRLVGAPPGYVGYEEGGQLTEKVRRKPYSVVLLDEIEKAHPDVFNLLLQVLDDGILTDGLGRRVDFRNTVIIMTSNIGVRDLKDFGAGIGFASKAKEENMDEVMKSTIQSALKKAFSPEFLNRLDDVVVFNSLNKEHIHKIIDITLEKLFSRITDLGYKIELSDKAKDFLAEKGYDQQYGARPLNRAIQKYLEDAIAEEILKGDLSEGDVIKADYAGKGDELNIVVKKKEKAD, from the coding sequence ATGGAAGCAAAATTTTCAAATAGAGTCAAAGAGGTGATTTCTCTAAGTCGTGAAGAAGCTTTGCGCTTGGGTCACGATTATATAGGAACCGAACACCTCTTGCTGGGCATGATCCGAGAAGGGGAAGGTGTCGCTGTTTCCATATTGAAGAAATTAGGAGTGCCTTTGGATGAGCTTCGCAATTCCGTGGAGCGTGCTGTGAAAGGAACGGCCAATCACAATGTGAAAAACTTGGCCAATATCCCGCTGACCAGGCAATCTGAAAAAGTGCTGAAAATTACTTATTTGGAAGCTAAGATATTTAAAAGCCAACTTATCGGAACGGAGCATTTGCTGTTGTCCATCCTTAGGGATGAGGATAACATCGCTACCCAGATTTTGCATAAATTCGATACGACTTACGATACTGTAAAGGAAATGCTGGAATTCCAAACGGATCAAACGCCCCGCTCTGGTGCTGAGGCTGACGATACGGATGAAGAAAGCAGCAAGCTCTTTGGCAGCTCCGGAGGCTCCTCTGGCGGAGGAGGCAAAGGCTCCACTGAAAAGTCCAGGACGCCGGTCTTGGATAATTTTGGCAGGGACCTTACCCGGATGGCAGAAGATGATAAGCTGGATCCGATTATCGGTAGGGAAAAAGAGATCGAGCGTGTGGCGCAGATCCTGTCCAGGAGGAAGAAGAACAATCCTATCCTGATCGGTGAACCTGGAGTAGGTAAGACTGCCATTGCAGAAGGACTGGCGCTGAGAATTGTGCAGAAGAAAGTTTCGCGTGTGCTGTTTAACAAGCGCGTGGTGACGCTCGATCTGGCCTCTTTGGTAGCCGGCACGAAGTATCGTGGGCAGTTTGAGGAGCGCATGAAGGCCGTGATGAATGAACTGGAGAAGTCCCCTAATGTCATCCTTTTCATCGATGAGCTGCACACCATCGTCGGAGCTGGTGGCGCCAGTGGATCGCTGGATGCCTCCAATATGTTCAAGCCAGCACTGGCCAGAGGAGAAATCCAATGCATCGGAGCCACTACATTGGACGAGTACCGTCAGTATATCGAAAAAGATGGGGCTCTTGCCAGAAGGTTTCAGATGGTGATGGTAGATGCTACCACTCCTGAGGAAACTGTACAGATCCTGAACAACATCAAGGACAAATACGAAGATCACCACAACGTAAACTATACGCCGGAGGCGATCGATGCGTGTGTGAAACTGTCCGACCGCTATATTTCTGACCGCTTCCTACCGGATAAGGCCATCGATATCCTGGATGAAGCAGGTGCCCGCGTGCACATCAACAACATCCATGTGCCTGATGAAATCCTGAAACTGGAAGAAGAGGTGGAAAATATTAAAGTGGAGAAAAACCGCGTAGTAAAAAGCCAAAAATATGAAGAGGCTGCGCAGCTCAGGGACAGGGAGAAAAAGCTCCTTGAACAACTGGAGAATGCAAAGGCCAAGTGGGAAGAAGAAAGCAAAACCAAACGCTATACGGTGGAGGAAGATAATGTGGCAGAGGTAATCGCCATGATGACTGGAATTCCTGCCAAGCGAATTGCCCAAAAAGAAGGCAATAAGTTGCTGAACATGGGCAATGAGCTGCAAGATAAGGTGATTGGTCAAAATGATGCGATCAAAAAATTGACCAAAGCCATTCAACGTACCCGAGTGGGCTTGAAAGATCCCAAAAAGCCGATCGGTTCGTTTATTTTCCTAGGTCCTACTGGTGTGGGGAAAACAGAGCTTGCCAAAACGCTGGCAACTTACCTGTTTGATAAGGAAGACTCACTCGTGAGGATCGACATGTCCGAGTACATGGAGAAATTCAGTGTTTCCCGTTTGGTGGGAGCGCCTCCAGGCTATGTGGGCTATGAAGAAGGTGGCCAGCTGACTGAAAAAGTCAGAAGGAAGCCATACTCTGTGGTCTTGCTCGATGAGATCGAAAAAGCCCACCCCGATGTATTCAATCTGCTGCTTCAGGTATTGGATGATGGTATCCTGACAGATGGTCTGGGCAGAAGAGTGGATTTCAGAAATACGGTGATCATCATGACGTCCAATATCGGGGTAAGAGACCTTAAGGACTTTGGTGCGGGTATCGGGTTTGCTTCAAAGGCCAAGGAAGAAAATATGGATGAGGTCATGAAATCTACCATCCAAAGTGCCCTGAAAAAGGCTTTCAGTCCTGAGTTCTTGAACAGGTTAGATGACGTAGTGGTATTTAACTCCCTCAATAAGGAGCACATCCACAAAATTATCGATATCACCCTGGAAAAACTGTTCAGCCGAATTACTGACCTTGGCTACAAAATCGAATTGTCGGACAAGGCAAAAGACTTCCTGGCAGAGAAAGGTTACGACCAACAATATGGTGCCAGACCCCTTAATAGGGCCATCCAGAAGTACTTGGAAGATGCCATAGCGGAAGAAATCCTGAAAGGAGACCTTTCTGAAGGCGATGTGATCAAAGCTGATTATGCTGGTAAAGGTGATGAGCTAAACATTGTCGTCAAAAAGAAAGAAAAAGCAGATTAG
- a CDS encoding ferredoxin--NADP reductase produces the protein MIFNLFKKNKEEKKRGSQYVSLKVREVVRETPDAVSIYFEQPEPYLEYKPGQFLTLILDINGKEERRSYSLCTSPYVDPHPGITVKRIEGGVVSNFINESIKPGKTIEVMKPMGHFTADFHSKNKNHFIMIAGGSGITPIMGITKSVLINEPQSKVTLIYCNRSEDQVIFDRSLQQLVEAQQGRLEVVHTLSRPSGEWSGLQGRLNEQMIEQVLSEKHFPDADKELYYLCGPEGLMEASVEALLKLNVPHDNIHRESFYTSSSEEAEKEEVESSQDQPSLTREVTINLEGEEHTFEVPPGKTILEAGLDEGYDMPYSCQSGLCTACRGKLASGEVKMEQDAGLSEGEKKEGYILCCMSHPLTGDVKVDIG, from the coding sequence ATGATATTCAATTTATTTAAGAAGAATAAAGAAGAAAAGAAAAGAGGTAGTCAATATGTGTCCTTAAAAGTGCGTGAAGTGGTGCGGGAGACCCCAGATGCCGTTTCGATCTATTTTGAGCAGCCAGAGCCTTATTTGGAGTATAAGCCGGGGCAGTTTCTCACCTTGATCCTGGACATCAATGGAAAGGAAGAGCGCCGTTCATACAGCCTATGTACCTCACCATATGTGGATCCGCATCCTGGTATTACGGTAAAGAGAATCGAGGGAGGTGTGGTCTCTAACTTCATCAATGAATCCATCAAACCTGGGAAAACCATCGAGGTGATGAAGCCAATGGGGCATTTTACGGCCGACTTTCATTCCAAGAACAAAAATCATTTCATCATGATCGCAGGAGGGAGTGGCATTACCCCTATCATGGGCATCACCAAATCCGTCCTGATCAATGAACCCCAATCCAAGGTGACATTGATTTATTGTAATCGTTCGGAGGATCAGGTGATTTTTGATCGGTCACTTCAGCAGCTAGTGGAAGCACAGCAGGGGCGTCTGGAAGTGGTGCATACCCTTTCCCGGCCTTCTGGTGAATGGTCCGGTCTGCAAGGAAGGCTAAATGAACAGATGATAGAGCAGGTTTTGTCTGAGAAACATTTCCCCGATGCGGACAAGGAGCTTTATTACTTGTGTGGCCCAGAAGGACTGATGGAAGCGAGCGTAGAGGCCTTGCTAAAGCTAAATGTGCCGCATGATAATATTCACAGGGAGAGTTTCTACACCTCATCTTCGGAGGAAGCAGAGAAAGAAGAGGTGGAATCTTCCCAAGATCAGCCGTCCTTGACTAGGGAGGTGACCATAAACCTAGAAGGAGAGGAGCATACCTTTGAGGTGCCTCCGGGAAAGACGATTTTGGAAGCGGGATTGGATGAGGGCTACGATATGCCTTATAGCTGCCAAAGTGGATTGTGTACAGCCTGTCGCGGCAAATTGGCCAGTGGAGAGGTGAAAATGGAACAAGATGCAGGGTTGTCAGAAGGTGAAAAGAAAGAAGGTTATATTCTCTGCTGCATGTCACATCCCCTGACAGGTGATGTAAAAGTGGATATAGGATAA